The genomic interval TGTGTTCTTTACCTACTCCACGTCTATCTTTGAAAAAGCTGGGTTGCCCCAATCCGCATCCTACCTGAGCACCTTTGGGTTAGGAGCGGTCAATGTGCTGGCAACGCTCCTCTCCATGTGGGTGATTGACCGGATAGGACGCAGAAGCCTTTTATTAATTGGATTTGCGGGGGCAGTGGCGTGTTTGTTGTCGCTGGGGTATTTATTAAACACAAATAACACAAGCTTTTTGTTGGTCATTGCCTGCTTTGCTTACGTTACCTTCTTTGCCGTTGGTTTAGGTCCAACCCCCTACCTGCTGATGGCTGAGATCTTTCCCCTTTCGCTACGGGGAACGGCAATGGCATTTTCAAGCTGTGCTAACTGGCTCTTGAATGGATTAGTTGTGGGCTTATTTCCCGAACTCAGCATTCGTTTAGGCACAGGAAACGCCTTTTACTTGTTCGCTGCTTGTAGCATCGTAGCGTTTATCTTTGTCTATTTCATGGTGCCAGAAACCAGAGGCGTCAGTCTGGAATCCATTGAAGAGAACCTTTATAAAGGAAAAACAACTCGTCACCTAGGCGACCCCATACGTAAACCGCAACACGTACAAACAGGGATCTAAAGTTGAATGGCACTGACTCAAGGAATTTTAGATCCCCGGATTCTTCGAGAATCCGGGGATCTGCGCGCTTAATTTTTGCTTATTTCAGTGCCATTCATCTAAAGTTGAATGGCACTGACTGAATAGATTTAAAATCCCCGGATTTTTTAAAGGATCCGGGGATCTAGGCACCTGATTTTTGCTTGTTTCAGTGCCATGCATCTAAAGTTTAGTTATGCGTTATTGGCTCTCAATTATGAGTCAAACAAGTGTTGAGCGACAATTAACTTGGGTTCTTCCGATCTTTTGGTGAAGCGTTCGAGATTAGAAATAGACGATGATTTTGAGAAGCACTTTCTAAGCGACAATGAAACGCTTACTCAGCAGTTCTAAACCAGCCCGTCCAAACATCTGCCGTTTCACCATCTTCAATTGATTGTTGAAGCCTTCAACCATGCCATTGCTCACCTCTAAAACCATGCTGGCTCGCACCGCAGCATAATCCAGTATCAGATGACAATGAGGGTAGCGGATAAGTGACAGCTACATAGCGGATTTAGAACCCTGCTAAAACCGTGTTGGGTTGTTAGCTATCTGAATCAAAACCAGCAGTAGAAAAGACACTGGAGGATCACCTCATCAGGGAAAGCCTCTAATGCCTGGAAAACTGATTGAAACTTATCAAGTCAGAGTGTACATGAATGCCCGAGAACTCGGTTTAACTCAAGCCGAAGCGGCTTATGTTGCCCAATTTTCAGAACGCAGTGGACAACGCATTGAATCTGGGGACTACCAACCAAACCGGGGAAAGGTGCGAGCGTGGCGAACGAGTGCCGACCCGTTAGCGGAGGTGTGGGAAAGTGAACTAGAGCCAATGCTGCGAGCGCAACCAAAGCTCAAACCGATGACACTGTTCGAATATCTGCAAACAAAATACCCTGGCAAGTACCCGCAGGTGCTGCGAACCCTACAGCGACGAGTGGCAACATGGAAAGCGCTGCATGGGTCAGCCCCAGAAGTGATGTTTGAGTTGCGGCATGAACCAGGGAGGCTGGGATTTTCCGACTTCACCGAGTTAAAGGGGATTGAGATCACCCTCAATGGTCAGCCGTTTGAGCATTTAATCTATCACTATCGTCTGGGATACAGTGGCTGGCAATATGCCCAAATTATCCAAGGTGGGGAGAGTTTCATTGCGCTCTCCGAAGGCTTACAAAATGCTCTGTTTGCCTGTGGAGGTGCGCCAAAGCAGCACCGTACCGATAGTTTGAGTGCCGCCTATCGAAACCTGGGGGGTGTTCGGAACAAACCCTTAACGCGGTTGTATGACGATCTGTGCCACCACTATCGGATGCAACCGACGCGAAACAACACCAGCATTGCCCATGAGAATGGGTCGATTGAGTCTCCCCATGGACACTTGAAGAATCGCATTGAGCAAGCCTTGCTGCTGCGCGGGAGTTATGAGTTCAGCAGCATTGCCGAGTATCAAGCCTTGATTAACCAGGCGGTCGATAGACTTAACGCCCAGCACACCGAGAAGATTGAGGCTGAAAAAGCCTATTTGCAACCCTTGCCCCAAGGACGGGTCGCCGATTACGAAATCCTCACCGCCCGTGTGAGTTGCCACAGCACGATTGATGTGCGCTGTGTGTTGTATACCGTGCCTGCCCGACTGATTGGACGGCAACTTGAACTCCATCTATATCATGACCGGATTGTCGGGTATTTACATCGCCAGCAGGTGGTGGAGTTGCCTCGCATTCGAACCAGTGGCACAGGCAAACGACGTGCTCGGTGTATCAACTACCGACATGTGGCTGAAGGACTCAGGCGCAAGCCCCGAGCATTCTTGTACTGCACCTGGCAACAGGACTTACTGCCCAATGAGCAATGGCAACACCTGTGGCAACAGATGAAAACGCAGTTTGACCTCGATACCGCCGCTGTCCTGATGGTTGAAAGCTTGTATATTGCGGCTGCCGATGACAAAGAATCTCAGGTTGCCGAATACTGACATCACCATCTGCAAACCAATACTCTGACGCTTTCAGCCTTGCAGCAACACTTTGGATTGCTCAAACCCATCCACCTGCCTCCCCTGCATCCTCCCCAACCGGATCTCGCCTCCTATGACCAACTCCTGTCCCCCACCGCCCCAACCCAGCCCTTACCAAAGCCTAAGTCTACACCTCAAGCAATTGCACCTCTCCCACATGCTGGTTCATTGGGAAACCCTCGAGGCTCAGGCGATGCAGGAGAGTTGGTCCTACGCGCAGTTCTTGCTGGCTCTTTGCGAATTGGAGGCTCAGCGTCGCTGGAGTGCTCGCCTGCAAAGAGCCTTAAGCCAAGCCCAACTGCCAAACGCAAAAACCCTTTCCAACTTTGACTTTTCCTGGTGTCCAAAATTCAATCCTGCCCCCTTAATGCAACTGGCAGACGATTCTACCTGGCTCACACGGGCGGAGAATCTGTTGCTCTTTGGCAGCAGTGGCGTGGGAAAAACGCATTTGGCTGCAGGTGTAGCTCGTCGCATGGTGGAGTTTGGTAAACGCGTCAAGTTCTGCTCCGCCATCGCCCTGGTGCAACATCTGCAGCACTCAAAACTGCAATTGCAACTGCAATCCACCCTCAAAAAGCTCGACCGCTTTGACTTGCTAGTACTCGATGACCTGGGCTATGTCAAAAAGTCAGAAGCCGAAACCTCCGTTCTATTTGAACTCATTGCCCATCGGTATGAGCGTAAGAGCTTACTGATTACGGCTAATCAACCCTTCAGTCAGTGGGATGCCATCTTTTCCGATTCCATGATGACCGTTGCAGCCGTAGACCGATTAGTTCATCATGCCCTCATTGTCGAGATTCAAGCCGATAGTTATCGTAAGCAAGCAGCGGTGGCCAAGTCAGTAGATTCCAACAAACCAGCAGCAAATCCTCAATAACCTTTGCCGATCCTAGTTGTCGTTGCGATCTTAGTTGTCACTTTGATCCGACTTGTCATTTCGATCTGGCTTGTCATTTCGATCTGGCTTGTCATTTCGTTCTTGACTGTCACTTCGATCTCAAGTGTCGTTCTGCGTCAATGAATCCTTACTCGTTTATCCCTACATCAAGTATTGAATCTAGAAATGATTGAATCATGGCTTTTATTTCTGTGTATTTATGATGCTAAATGGGGTCTTTGCGATCCTATAAATCCGCCAAGTAGCTGTCATTTCTCAAAAAGGTAGTTGACATTTGACAATCCTCGAAAAGACTCTTTGCAAATGCTCGAAACGTTTTGAGTTTGCTCTTGAACACCTTCATCAACCAAGGTTCAAACCCTTCTGCTTTACGTTGGCGTAGCAATTGTGAAAACTCCTGAGCCAACTCAACCGCTTCGTTCAAATCCGGATGTGCTGCGACCAATCGAGCTAACAAATCGACTTCTTCGGTATCTCGATGTGATTCGGATTTAACAATCAGAAAACTAGCGCGACGTGCAGTGAAGGGCGGCAATTGTGGGTCGCTCACTTTCGCCAACCCCGAAGTCCAAAGTGCTCGCTTGGGTGGCAGGCCCTGAGCTTCTCGTAGTTGTTTGAGGTAGCGCATCAGGGTCCGCTCACTGCCGGTGTAACCTTGTTGTTGCAAGAAAACCATTAACAGTGAGGTCTCTTGAATACCATCATTCCAGCACGCGAGAATCCTTGACTTGTAAGGGTCGAGAATGCTCCGACCCAAAGTGGCTCGTCGAGCGGAAGTCTTCGCTACTTCTGGGGACTTGAGTCTGCGTTGAACCGTTCGCTCACTCACTCCCACCGCCTCGGCAATCGCCCTCTGCGTCCATTGTTGCTGGTGTAATCTTCTCATTTCCTGGTCTTGTTCAACTCGACGTTGGTGATTCGCCAAGGCTTGGGCTTGAGCATCGACAGTGGCGGTTGGCAGGGCGATGACGACCACTGTCTCTGGGGATGTTTTGGCTTGTCGCCATTGTTCTTCAACCGCTTTCAACTGAGAACTGTAGCTGTTTAGCAGCTTCTCTAGAGTCTCCTGTAAGTTCTGCATGAGATGGAACCGATCCGCCACCTGCTCCGCATTGGGTGCGCCTTCGTTCATCCCACGGCGGTAGGTGGCCGAACGGTCTCGTGACAACACCTCCACCCCTGGGTGCTGGGCCAACCATTGGGCTAAGGTTTCTGCTTTGCGATCAGCTAGCAGCGCAAGCGGGCGATGTCGTTCGAGATCCACCAGAAGGGTGCCGTATGGCTGGCCTTTGCGAAAGGCAAAGTCATCGACTCCCAGGATTTTGGGCACCTCAAATTCGTTAGTGTCACGAATTTTTCGCCACGGTTTTACGGTCATGTTTGGCATGATCACGCTCAATCACGAGGAAAAAGACAGTGAGGCAACTCGTTTCATGCGGGAATGCCCCAATTTCATCTGACTTGGTGCGAAATTCTCGAAATAGCCGCTCCAAATGATTAGTGGTGCGAATATGCCGATGCAGGTTTGGTGCAAATTGATAGAAAGTCAGGGTCAACTCTAGATCGCGTTGAAAGACTTGGATGGCTTTGGGTTCTTGTGTTTCCCATTTGGTGATGAATTGCTCTAACCGTTGCCTTGCCTGCTCCAAAGTCTCTGCATTGTAGATTTGATAAGCCTCAGAGGCAATTTCAAATCGACGCTGCCGTTTGGCATCTTCCCGCTTCAGGGGTTGTTCCTGCTCATCGGTTTTCGGCAAATCCTCATAACTCAAATAGCGCTCAATCCCTCGGATTTTGTGCGTGATACAGCGTTGCTGTTGGGCCTGGGGCAAGGTCTTTTTCAACGCCTTGGGCAATCCCAAACTGCCATCACTGACCACTAATTTCACCGCATCGGCTTGCAGTCCTCGGGCGATTAAATGCTCAAACAAGGCCTCCCACTCTGCTTCTCCTTCGTCGGAGGCAATCTCATAATGCAGGATTTCATAAGACCCATCCTCCCAGACGGCTAGAACTGCCAAAATTACCCGTTCTTCGGCCTGCCGACTTTGTCGCAGATGTCCTGCCCGGTCTAGCTTAAACGCTTCTCGGGTATATTGAATCTCTACCCACACCCCATCGACGATTAATATCGCAGGGGTTTTGCCAATCGGGGCTAAGCGACGAGTGTCTAAGTGTTGCTGAATCTGGAGGGTGACTTGGTTCACAGCACTGCGGGAAAGCACATGTCCTATGAGAAAATATAGCGCCTCTTGCAAATCTCTCAACGACAGTCCCATCACATACAAACAACACAACCAGTTGAGCAGGTTGCCTAAGCCCCGTTGGTAACGTTGGAGAATCTGCCACTCTCGTTCTGGGTTGCGTTCTCGTAATTTCGGAACTCGCAAATCCTTCACCTGGCCATACTGGGTATCGAGTCTCCGTTGAAAATACCCGGAACGTCGAGGTCGATCGTCTCCCATTTTGGCTAGTTCTGCCTTGAGTTCCTCTTTCAGTGCGCTCTCCAAGGTGATTTTGACGGCACTGAGAGACTGTTTGTAAATAGATGTAAAGAGATGATGCACTAGGAAATGAAATGAGCCATACCTAAGAAATTCATCTCAACTAATCGAAGTCAATGAGCGAACGCTTCTACGATAGCGACCTGACGGATGAGGAATGGCAACGGATTGAACCGTTGTTGCCGCTTGCCAAGTCGCTGGGTAAACACCGAGAAGTCAGCTTACGGGACATCTTAAATGCAATTTTCTACCGTGCTGACAATGGGATTAAATGGCGCAATCTACCTTGCGACTTTCCAGTCTGGCAAACGGTCTACGGCTATTACCGCTTATGGGTCAGATTGGGCATTTGGGAACAGATTAATATTGCCCTGGTACAGCAAGTGCGAATCAGTGAAGGACGAGCGGCTCAACCCAGTTTAGCCATCATTGACAGCCAGTCCGTCAAACTGGGGCAAAAAGGGGGGATGAACACGGAGTTGATGGCAACAAGCAGATAAAAGGACGGAAGCGTCATATTGTAGTCGATGTGCTGGGATTAGTTTTAGGGTGTTATGTCACAGCTGCCAATACGGCTGATGTAAAAGCCGCTCCAGCGGTTCTGGTCTGGGTCTTAGAAATGTATGAACGGATTGCTAAAGTCTTGGCAGACAAAGGCTATCGAGGCGCATTGGCAACCTTGATTGAGCAAGCGTTTGAAAATCGTCAAGTGAAGCTAGAAATTAGTCAACGTCCAGACGAGACAAAAGGATTTCAGCTTGAACCGAAACGATGGATTGTTGAGCGGACTTGGACTTGGCTTGAGAA from Kovacikia minuta CCNUW1 carries:
- the istA gene encoding IS21 family transposase encodes the protein MPGKLIETYQVRVYMNARELGLTQAEAAYVAQFSERSGQRIESGDYQPNRGKVRAWRTSADPLAEVWESELEPMLRAQPKLKPMTLFEYLQTKYPGKYPQVLRTLQRRVATWKALHGSAPEVMFELRHEPGRLGFSDFTELKGIEITLNGQPFEHLIYHYRLGYSGWQYAQIIQGGESFIALSEGLQNALFACGGAPKQHRTDSLSAAYRNLGGVRNKPLTRLYDDLCHHYRMQPTRNNTSIAHENGSIESPHGHLKNRIEQALLLRGSYEFSSIAEYQALINQAVDRLNAQHTEKIEAEKAYLQPLPQGRVADYEILTARVSCHSTIDVRCVLYTVPARLIGRQLELHLYHDRIVGYLHRQQVVELPRIRTSGTGKRRARCINYRHVAEGLRRKPRAFLYCTWQQDLLPNEQWQHLWQQMKTQFDLDTAAVLMVESLYIAAADDKESQVAEY
- the istB gene encoding IS21-like element helper ATPase IstB; this translates as MTNSCPPPPQPSPYQSLSLHLKQLHLSHMLVHWETLEAQAMQESWSYAQFLLALCELEAQRRWSARLQRALSQAQLPNAKTLSNFDFSWCPKFNPAPLMQLADDSTWLTRAENLLLFGSSGVGKTHLAAGVARRMVEFGKRVKFCSAIALVQHLQHSKLQLQLQSTLKKLDRFDLLVLDDLGYVKKSEAETSVLFELIAHRYERKSLLITANQPFSQWDAIFSDSMMTVAAVDRLVHHALIVEIQADSYRKQAAVAKSVDSNKPAANPQ
- a CDS encoding transposase, which encodes MPNMTVKPWRKIRDTNEFEVPKILGVDDFAFRKGQPYGTLLVDLERHRPLALLADRKAETLAQWLAQHPGVEVLSRDRSATYRRGMNEGAPNAEQVADRFHLMQNLQETLEKLLNSYSSQLKAVEEQWRQAKTSPETVVVIALPTATVDAQAQALANHQRRVEQDQEMRRLHQQQWTQRAIAEAVGVSERTVQRRLKSPEVAKTSARRATLGRSILDPYKSRILACWNDGIQETSLLMVFLQQQGYTGSERTLMRYLKQLREAQGLPPKRALWTSGLAKVSDPQLPPFTARRASFLIVKSESHRDTEEVDLLARLVAAHPDLNEAVELAQEFSQLLRQRKAEGFEPWLMKVFKSKLKTFRAFAKSLFEDCQMSTTFLRNDSYLADL
- a CDS encoding IS5 family transposase; the protein is MSERFYDSDLTDEEWQRIEPLLPLAKSLGKHREVSLRDILNAIFYRADNGIKWRNLPCDFPVWQTVYGYYRLWVRLGIWEQINIALVQQVRISEGRAAQPSLAIIDSQSVKLGQKGGMNTELMATSR
- a CDS encoding transposase, with product MKGRKRHIVVDVLGLVLGCYVTAANTADVKAAPAVLVWVLEMYERIAKVLADKGYRGALATLIEQAFENRQVKLEISQRPDETKGFQLEPKRWIVERTWTWLENARSLTRDYERLPENHEGMIYVVMIRLMLRRLTKNRRTWQSKAV